A part of Syngnathus typhle isolate RoL2023-S1 ecotype Sweden unplaced genomic scaffold, RoL_Styp_1.0 HiC_scaffold_34, whole genome shotgun sequence genomic DNA contains:
- the LOC133147164 gene encoding uncharacterized protein LOC133147164: MSFQTLIGRKNIPANEKIYYLQKYVGGPARKAIEGYFLLGTDAAYQTALSVLEKRFGSSFMVAKAFRDKLASWPKIGPKESIQLREFSDFLRGCQAAMSQIKSLEVLNDCGENQRMLSKLPDWLTARWNRRVTRMEKENETFPSFDQFVEFVTEEADIACNPITSLHALKSGDGGMEKPQKTQSVGAKVLASSSEEKTDAKGCVFCEKSNHGLQTCRKFLKETTAERVKFVKTNKLCFGCLKSGHQSKNCEKRSICETCKRKHPTCLHENRPREDNRKEQEDGERKESGRRFKKKERTKEKEDLSESEEKEETPVEATANRVVQDKRSTYSSTVVPVWLSTASNPEQEVLVYALLDNQSDTTFILQETAKVLVTKKQAVQLKLSTMSSKDTVIQSQKLTGLQVRGYNETRKISLPVTYTREFIPANLSHVPIPETARSWPHLEHLAGEITPLCDCEIGLLIGYNCSQALLPREVVSGKDNESFAQRTDLGRSIVGCADPWFESGSWHNQITLKNFSLAHYC; encoded by the coding sequence ATGTCCTTTCAAACGCTGATAGGCAGAAAGAATATACCAGCGAACGAAAAAATCTACTACCTACAAAAATATGTTGGCGGACCAGCAAGGAAAGCCATTGAGGGATACTTCCTTCTAGGAACAGATGCAGCCTATCAGACAGCGCTCAGTGTCCTGGAAAAAAGATTTGGAAGCTCCTTTATGGTTGCTAAGGCGTTCAGAGATAAGCTGGCCTCATGGCCAAAGATAGGACCCAAGGAAAGCATTCAGCTACGAGAGTTCTCAGACTTCCTTCGAGGCTGCCAAGCAGCCATGTCGCAAATAAAGAGCCTGGAGGTCCTTAACGACTGTGGTGAAAACCAACGAATGCTCTCCAAGCTTCCCGACTGGCTTACAGCAAGATGGAACCGAAGGGTGACCAGgatggaaaaggaaaatgagaCTTTCCCCAGCTTCGATCAGTTCGTGGAATTCGTCACAGAGGAAGCCGATATCGCTTGTAATCCGATTACCTCCCTTCACGCTCTGAAGTCTGGAGATGGTGGAATGGAGAagccacaaaaaacacaaagtgtTGGTGCCAAGGTGCTAGCAAGTAGCTCTGAAGAGAAAACAGATGCTAAAGGATGTGTATTCTGTGAGAAGTCAAATCATGGCTTACAGACATGTCGAAAGTTCTTGAAAGAGACAACTGCAGAACGAGTCAagtttgtgaaaacaaacaagctctgctttgGATGTTTGAAATCAGGACATCAGTCCAAGAACTGTGAGAAGAGAAGCATTTGTGAGACATGCAAAAGGAAGCATCCAACATGTCTACATGAAAATCGTCCAAGGGAAGACAATAGGAAAGAACAAGAGGATGGcgaaagaaaggagagtgggagACGCTTTAAGAAAAAGGAGCGCACAAAGGAGAAGGAAGACTTATCAGAGTctgaagagaaagaagagacaCCAGTAGAGGCAACAGCTAACAGAGTGGTGCAAGACAAGAGGAGCACCTATTCCTCCACAGTTGTTCCTGTATGGCTGTCCACAGCAAGTAATCCAGAGCAGGAAGTGCTCGTATACGCTCTATTGGACAACCAAAGCGACACCACCTTCATCCTGCAAGAAACGGCAAAAGTGTTAGTTACAAAGAAACAGGCTGTGCAATTAAAGCTCTCCACGATGTCATCCAAAGATACCGTCATCCAGAGTCAGAAGTTAACTGGACTGCAGGTCAGAGGTTATAATGAGACAAGGAAAATATCTCTCCCAGTAACCTACACAAGAGAGTTTATTCCTGCAAACCTAAGTCATGTCCCCATACCTGAGACAGCAAGATCATGGCCTCACCTAGAGCACCTTGCCGGAGAGATCACTCCTTTATGTGACTGTGAGATTGGCCTGCTCATAGGCTACAACTGTTCTCAGGCCCTGTTGCCCAGAGAAGTGGTGTCAGGAAAAGATAATGAGTCTTTCGCTCAACGAACAGACTTGGGCCGGAGTATAGTTGGCTGTGCAGATCCCTGGttcgaatctgggtcatggcataatcaaattactttgaagaatttctcccttgctcactattgctaa